The Halorientalis sp. IM1011 genome window below encodes:
- a CDS encoding acyl-CoA dehydrogenase family protein, whose protein sequence is MEDTPIDYSRFEEGSNVNYWDLDPALRAEIERAYPGAEFEWAESELSDLGEVTGHAITENAEIIDREGHELRTYDKHGEVQNHVQYHPLQHENDELVYDRGVTHDIFHAPPGRDDPLGFQHVLAQQTILSFADGGFVCPVSMTTGAAIVLEKYVDDDHPNADLLEEYFGKLTSRDYDDHIEGAMFLTEKQGGSDVGANETTAEPTDEDGVYELYGEKWFCSNIDAEGTLALARRPDAPEGTAGLSLFLVPHTKRDGSLNDQLYRRLKDKLGTIAVPTGEVEFRGAEAYLVGEPENGFKLMAEMMNFERLTNATGSVGGMGRSLLESKVQAANREAFGETIQEYPLMRRDLVNMQTDYEAALAFTFEATRHYADYMDNEQRLDADAPDERTDAEARAFKLMRLLVPVAKYKTARMAVDTASYACEILGGNGYVNGFTTERMLRDSQVLPIWEGTSNVLSLDVLRVLNREAAHEELFPLVSNALDTADHPHLEDLASTVESESQALQEAMIALATEDEEYAQHEAKQLADYVFDVVTAALLIERAQDAIDERDDARKALVAEWFVETRFREDDARGITNGEKLPDEHFEEIVRHGSLSPDKLAEAAPADD, encoded by the coding sequence ATGGAAGACACTCCCATCGACTACAGCCGATTCGAGGAGGGGAGCAACGTCAACTACTGGGACCTCGACCCCGCGTTGCGGGCCGAGATCGAGCGCGCCTATCCCGGCGCGGAGTTCGAGTGGGCCGAGTCCGAACTGTCCGACCTGGGCGAGGTGACGGGCCACGCCATCACCGAGAACGCCGAGATAATCGACCGCGAGGGCCACGAGTTGCGGACCTACGACAAGCACGGGGAGGTCCAGAATCACGTCCAGTACCACCCGCTGCAACACGAGAACGACGAACTCGTCTACGACCGCGGCGTGACTCACGACATCTTCCACGCGCCGCCGGGCCGGGACGACCCCCTCGGCTTCCAGCACGTCCTCGCCCAGCAAACCATCCTCTCGTTCGCCGACGGCGGCTTCGTCTGTCCCGTCTCGATGACGACCGGCGCAGCCATCGTCCTGGAGAAGTACGTCGACGACGACCACCCCAACGCCGATCTGCTGGAGGAGTACTTCGGGAAACTCACCAGCCGCGACTACGACGACCACATCGAGGGGGCGATGTTCCTCACCGAGAAGCAGGGCGGTTCGGACGTGGGGGCAAACGAGACCACCGCCGAACCCACCGACGAGGACGGCGTCTACGAACTGTACGGCGAGAAGTGGTTCTGCTCGAACATCGACGCCGAAGGGACGCTCGCGCTGGCCCGCCGCCCCGACGCCCCCGAAGGGACCGCCGGCCTGTCGCTGTTTCTGGTCCCGCACACGAAGCGGGATGGCAGTCTCAACGACCAGCTCTACCGACGGCTGAAAGACAAACTCGGGACCATCGCGGTCCCGACGGGGGAGGTCGAGTTCCGCGGTGCAGAGGCCTACCTCGTCGGCGAACCCGAGAACGGGTTCAAGCTGATGGCGGAGATGATGAACTTCGAGCGGCTGACCAACGCCACGGGCTCGGTCGGCGGGATGGGGCGCTCGCTGCTGGAATCGAAGGTGCAGGCCGCCAACCGCGAGGCCTTCGGCGAGACAATTCAGGAGTACCCGCTGATGCGCCGCGACCTCGTGAACATGCAGACCGACTACGAGGCTGCGCTTGCGTTCACCTTCGAGGCCACCCGTCACTACGCCGACTACATGGACAACGAGCAGCGCCTCGACGCCGACGCGCCCGACGAGCGCACCGACGCGGAGGCGCGAGCGTTCAAGCTGATGCGTCTGCTCGTCCCCGTCGCCAAGTACAAGACCGCGCGGATGGCCGTCGACACTGCCTCCTACGCCTGTGAGATTCTCGGCGGCAACGGCTACGTCAACGGCTTCACCACCGAGCGGATGCTCCGCGACTCGCAGGTCCTCCCCATCTGGGAGGGCACCTCGAACGTCCTCTCGCTGGACGTGTTGCGCGTGCTGAACCGCGAAGCCGCCCACGAGGAACTGTTCCCGCTGGTCTCGAACGCCCTCGACACTGCCGACCATCCCCACCTCGAGGACCTCGCGTCGACCGTGGAGTCGGAGTCTCAGGCCCTGCAGGAGGCGATGATCGCGCTGGCGACCGAGGACGAGGAGTACGCCCAGCACGAGGCCAAACAGCTCGCCGACTACGTCTTCGACGTGGTGACCGCCGCCCTGCTGATCGAGCGCGCACAGGACGCCATCGACGAGCGCGACGACGCCCGGAAGGCGCTGGTCGCCGAGTGGTTCGTCGAGACTCGCTTCCGCGAGGACGACGCCCGGGGTATCACGAACGGCGAGAAACTGCCAGACGAGCACTTCGAGGAAATAGTCCGGCACGGCTCGCTCTCGCCCGATAAGCTGGCCGAGGCCGCTCCTGCGGACGACTGA
- a CDS encoding enoyl-CoA hydratase/isomerase family protein has product MEEKTELSNDALRVAESDDGLAVRATIDRPEAQNSLNEPVIRGLLDAIEYADESDARVLVLRGAGGTFCSGGDLSEMSGVIGEDSTAYREQFSSLSLVVEEMVDASVLTVAAVEGYCLAGGLGLASACEFVVAHEEAEFGTPEVDVGLFPAQAMAPIMRSVDQKAGLKLLFTGEHVDAEEADDMGLVTELAPDGEFDERLDGLVDQLVNNSPVLIDVGKEAYYTQRDMGFQEALSYLREIITIVAMSDATEEGINSFLMDEDPDWEVRE; this is encoded by the coding sequence ATGGAAGAGAAGACGGAACTCTCGAACGACGCCTTGCGGGTCGCGGAGAGCGACGACGGGCTGGCGGTACGGGCGACCATCGACCGGCCAGAGGCGCAAAACTCGCTGAACGAACCGGTGATCCGGGGACTGCTGGACGCCATCGAGTACGCCGACGAGAGCGACGCGCGAGTGCTGGTCCTGCGGGGCGCGGGCGGCACCTTCTGCTCGGGCGGGGACCTCTCGGAGATGTCCGGTGTCATCGGCGAGGACTCGACGGCCTACCGCGAGCAGTTCTCCTCGCTCTCGCTCGTCGTGGAGGAGATGGTCGACGCGAGCGTCCTCACCGTCGCGGCGGTCGAGGGCTACTGTCTCGCCGGCGGGCTCGGACTGGCCTCGGCCTGCGAGTTCGTCGTCGCCCACGAGGAGGCCGAGTTCGGTACGCCCGAGGTGGACGTGGGCCTGTTCCCGGCCCAGGCGATGGCCCCGATCATGCGCTCGGTCGACCAGAAGGCCGGCCTGAAGCTGCTGTTCACCGGCGAGCACGTCGACGCCGAGGAGGCCGACGACATGGGACTGGTGACCGAACTGGCCCCCGACGGCGAGTTCGATGAGCGACTGGACGGTCTCGTCGACCAGCTGGTCAACAACAGCCCGGTCCTCATCGACGTGGGGAAGGAGGCCTACTACACCCAGCGAGACATGGGCTTCCAGGAAGCGCTCTCCTATCTGCGGGAGATCATCACCATCGTCGCGATGAGCGACGCGACCGAGGAGGGGATCAACTCCTTCCTGATGGACGAGGACCCGGACTGGGAGGTGCGGGAATGA
- a CDS encoding 3-keto-5-aminohexanoate cleavage protein, which yields MTDANRESVKGNDPDKVVISAALTGALTTRDQCEAIPYTAEEIAEEAAAAREAGAAVAHIHARTDNGSPTYSTERYQEIKDEVQARTDIVVNFSTGAVHEPVESRAEYVRETEPEMAALNMGSMNYAKYSESREDYVFDMVFENSFSEIREMVTAMNEAGVKPELECFDTGHVGNTRPLLAEGKLDHPLHFSLIMGVLGGIPATAENLAHQVRQLPDDATWQVIGISEDQWRLVAAALSMGGNVRVGLEDNFYVSEGEMAESNADLVEKAARMARDVGREPATPDEAREILSIE from the coding sequence ATGACCGACGCGAACCGCGAGTCGGTGAAGGGCAACGACCCCGACAAAGTCGTCATCTCGGCCGCGTTGACGGGTGCACTGACCACGCGCGACCAGTGCGAGGCGATCCCCTACACCGCCGAGGAGATAGCCGAGGAGGCCGCTGCCGCACGCGAGGCGGGCGCAGCCGTCGCACACATCCACGCCCGGACGGACAACGGCTCGCCGACCTACTCCACCGAACGCTACCAGGAGATCAAAGACGAGGTGCAGGCTCGCACCGACATCGTCGTCAACTTCTCGACGGGGGCGGTCCACGAACCCGTCGAGAGCCGCGCGGAGTACGTCCGCGAGACCGAGCCCGAGATGGCCGCGCTGAATATGGGCTCGATGAACTACGCGAAGTACTCGGAGAGCCGTGAGGACTACGTGTTCGACATGGTGTTCGAGAACTCCTTCTCGGAGATCCGGGAGATGGTGACCGCGATGAACGAGGCCGGCGTCAAACCCGAGCTGGAGTGTTTCGACACCGGGCACGTCGGCAACACCCGGCCGCTGCTCGCGGAGGGCAAACTCGACCATCCCCTCCACTTCAGCCTCATCATGGGCGTTCTGGGTGGGATTCCGGCGACCGCCGAGAACCTCGCTCACCAGGTCCGCCAGCTCCCCGACGACGCCACGTGGCAGGTCATCGGGATCAGCGAGGACCAGTGGCGACTCGTCGCCGCGGCGCTGTCGATGGGCGGCAACGTCCGGGTCGGCCTCGAAGACAACTTCTACGTCAGCGAGGGCGAGATGGCCGAGAGCAACGCCGACCTCGTCGAGAAGGCCGCCCGGATGGCCCGGGACGTGGGCCGTGAGCCAGCGACGCCCGACGAGGCCCGCGAGATACTGAGTATCGAGTAA
- a CDS encoding helix-turn-helix domain-containing protein, protein MTTANDGTADDPEQIDLDLLRSALREGYFGAPREISLVELADRNGMSDREASVTLRRTLDRVLCEVVLAEEP, encoded by the coding sequence ATGACGACCGCGAACGACGGTACGGCCGACGATCCGGAACAGATCGACCTGGACCTCCTCAGAAGCGCCCTCCGGGAGGGGTACTTCGGAGCGCCCCGGGAGATATCGCTCGTCGAACTGGCCGACAGAAACGGGATGTCGGACCGGGAGGCGTCCGTGACACTGCGCCGGACCCTCGACAGAGTGCTGTGTGAAGTCGTGCTCGCGGAGGAGCCGTGA
- a CDS encoding helix-turn-helix domain-containing protein produces the protein MLVGTFSLPPAAVALEHTLTEVPALEVEAERIAAHSTKWTMPCLWAANADFDSVDDALADDPTVEDVVEAYEFDDQKYYQLDWAEPIEGRIDAYLDKKASMLDASANATGWRVRIRFTSREQFERFREHLHDNDVPFQLEQLGKPEAPRQTFGDVTPDQRNALALARNHGYFRIPREVSTRELADELDISHQSVSELLRRGTENLIDATIVTTDEGPEEST, from the coding sequence ATGCTCGTCGGCACCTTCTCGCTCCCGCCAGCCGCCGTCGCCCTGGAACACACGCTCACGGAAGTTCCGGCGCTGGAGGTGGAAGCCGAACGGATCGCCGCGCACTCCACCAAGTGGACGATGCCGTGTCTGTGGGCCGCCAACGCCGACTTCGATAGCGTCGACGACGCGCTGGCGGACGACCCCACCGTCGAGGACGTCGTGGAGGCCTACGAGTTCGACGACCAGAAGTACTACCAGCTGGACTGGGCAGAGCCCATCGAGGGCCGAATCGACGCGTACCTCGACAAGAAGGCCTCCATGTTGGACGCCAGCGCGAACGCCACGGGCTGGCGGGTCCGGATACGGTTCACCTCGCGCGAGCAGTTCGAGCGGTTCCGCGAGCACCTCCACGACAACGACGTGCCGTTCCAGCTGGAGCAACTCGGGAAGCCGGAAGCGCCCCGCCAGACATTCGGGGACGTGACCCCGGACCAGCGGAACGCCCTGGCTCTGGCGAGGAACCACGGGTACTTCCGGATCCCTCGCGAGGTGTCGACCCGAGAGCTGGCGGACGAACTCGACATCTCACACCAGTCGGTCTCGGAACTCCTCAGACGAGGAACCGAGAACCTGATCGACGCCACCATCGTCACCACCGACGAGGGGCCGGAGGAGAGCACTTGA
- a CDS encoding acyl-CoA carboxylase subunit beta yields the protein MEITVDGETDEDTARVIATAVAEHLGQPVEIVDPGGDRVAADEEEWNGGGDIVTEREQNLRDQIEEIVSGGPERGHEKLENLGKAFVRDRLDLLFDEITYEDGTFARFSDDDELPADGLLTGVGEIDGREVFFTANDYSVKAGSLGQMGVEKEIRLSERAAEAGAPIVRLIDSTGARLNADEREQGDTHMDRYRGGKMFYNQCLHSGQIPQIGVLYGPDIAGSAYTPVFCDFLIMVEDISGMAIASPRIVEAMTGEAVDMEELGGPDVHATQSGSADLVVPDEESAVAAVKALLSYLPQKYDAPNPTREPKPPVKNPKGLDAVIPEEPNAAYDVHEVIDRVVDRDSWFETKPRFAPEIVTGFARMGGRPVGIVANQPEHVSGAIFPDSAEKAAEFVWICDAYEIPLVYLCDTPGFMVGSKVEREGILQRGRKFIYATSNAQVPKFCVITRKAYGAGIYAMCGPAFGADATLALPSAEISVMGPDAAVHALFGGQLEDMEGETREAFIESAKEQFDDFVDLRAQAAKMQVDELLPAGDLREQLLARLSAFRNKRRDDPDRHHGTILF from the coding sequence ATGGAGATCACAGTCGACGGCGAGACGGACGAGGACACTGCACGGGTGATAGCCACGGCGGTCGCCGAACATCTCGGTCAGCCGGTCGAGATCGTCGATCCCGGCGGCGACCGGGTCGCAGCCGACGAGGAGGAGTGGAACGGAGGCGGTGACATCGTCACCGAACGCGAGCAGAACCTCCGCGATCAGATCGAGGAGATCGTCTCCGGCGGTCCGGAGCGCGGCCACGAGAAACTGGAGAATCTGGGAAAAGCGTTCGTCCGCGACCGGCTCGATCTGCTGTTCGACGAGATCACCTACGAGGACGGCACGTTCGCCCGCTTTTCCGACGACGACGAACTCCCCGCGGACGGCCTGCTGACCGGCGTCGGAGAGATCGACGGCCGCGAGGTCTTCTTCACCGCCAACGACTACAGCGTGAAAGCCGGTTCGCTCGGGCAGATGGGCGTCGAGAAAGAGATCCGCCTCTCCGAACGGGCCGCCGAGGCCGGCGCACCCATCGTCCGCCTGATCGACTCGACGGGTGCGCGGCTGAACGCCGACGAACGCGAGCAGGGTGACACGCACATGGATCGGTACCGCGGCGGGAAGATGTTCTACAACCAGTGTCTCCACTCCGGCCAGATCCCCCAGATCGGCGTCCTCTACGGTCCGGACATCGCCGGCTCGGCCTACACGCCCGTCTTCTGTGACTTTTTGATCATGGTCGAGGACATCTCCGGCATGGCCATCGCTTCGCCCCGCATCGTCGAGGCGATGACCGGCGAGGCAGTCGACATGGAGGAACTGGGTGGCCCCGACGTGCACGCGACCCAGTCCGGCAGCGCCGACCTCGTCGTGCCCGACGAGGAGAGCGCCGTCGCGGCCGTCAAGGCCCTGCTCTCCTATCTCCCCCAGAAATACGACGCGCCCAACCCGACACGCGAGCCGAAACCGCCGGTCAAGAACCCGAAGGGGCTGGACGCAGTGATTCCCGAGGAGCCCAACGCGGCCTACGACGTCCACGAGGTGATAGACCGCGTCGTCGATCGGGACTCGTGGTTCGAGACCAAACCACGGTTCGCCCCGGAGATAGTCACCGGCTTCGCCCGCATGGGCGGTCGCCCGGTCGGGATCGTCGCCAATCAACCCGAGCACGTCAGCGGCGCGATCTTCCCCGATTCGGCGGAGAAGGCCGCCGAATTCGTCTGGATCTGTGACGCCTACGAGATTCCCCTCGTGTATCTCTGTGACACGCCCGGGTTCATGGTCGGCTCGAAGGTCGAACGCGAGGGGATCCTCCAGCGCGGCCGGAAGTTCATCTACGCCACCTCGAACGCCCAGGTACCGAAGTTCTGCGTGATCACCAGAAAGGCCTACGGCGCGGGGATCTACGCGATGTGTGGTCCGGCGTTCGGAGCCGACGCGACGCTCGCGCTCCCGAGCGCCGAGATCTCGGTGATGGGGCCCGACGCCGCCGTCCACGCGCTGTTCGGCGGGCAGCTGGAAGACATGGAGGGCGAGACTCGCGAGGCGTTCATCGAGAGCGCCAAAGAGCAGTTCGACGACTTCGTCGACCTCCGGGCACAGGCCGCGAAGATGCAGGTGGACGAACTGCTGCCCGCGGGCGACCTCCGCGAGCAACTTCTGGCCCGACTCTCTGCGTTCCGTAACAAACGGCGCGACGACCCCGACCGCCACCACGGGACCATCCTATTTTGA
- a CDS encoding sulfite exporter TauE/SafE family protein, with translation MIGGWGTTALTAVVILVASFVHGIAGFGFAQVSMGILPLFRSPSSASIVFTATAVVSNARVWWSVRDAFDWRRWIVPVGGLVVGMPLGIYVFSRFDETQMRVAIGVVLVVAVVVVGATQQLDAVTDWIEKKDYRPGKIVGASAGLFAGIFGGAVAVPGPPMIVYGAFMSASGFWSGEEMKAVFTAFFGTLMLYRLGSLTYTGAVTTPLLVEALVAIPMVFLGAWIGVYIFDHIPERIFQWLVLLLLTVNAFVLLFTSVPEL, from the coding sequence ATGATCGGTGGGTGGGGAACGACTGCGCTCACGGCCGTCGTCATTCTGGTCGCGTCATTTGTACACGGTATCGCTGGGTTCGGGTTCGCACAGGTGTCGATGGGTATCTTGCCACTTTTTCGGAGTCCATCGAGTGCCTCAATCGTCTTCACAGCAACCGCCGTCGTGAGCAACGCACGCGTGTGGTGGAGCGTCCGCGACGCGTTCGACTGGCGGCGCTGGATCGTCCCGGTCGGGGGCCTCGTCGTCGGAATGCCGCTGGGCATCTACGTGTTCAGCCGGTTCGACGAGACGCAGATGCGAGTCGCCATCGGTGTCGTGCTGGTCGTGGCGGTCGTCGTCGTGGGTGCGACACAGCAACTGGACGCGGTCACCGACTGGATCGAAAAGAAAGACTACCGCCCGGGGAAGATCGTCGGCGCGTCAGCGGGGCTGTTCGCCGGGATCTTCGGCGGTGCCGTGGCAGTCCCTGGCCCTCCCATGATCGTCTATGGGGCCTTCATGTCGGCGAGTGGGTTCTGGAGCGGCGAGGAGATGAAGGCCGTGTTCACGGCTTTTTTCGGGACACTCATGCTGTATCGCCTGGGGTCACTCACGTACACGGGTGCGGTCACGACACCGCTTCTCGTCGAGGCGCTCGTCGCCATTCCGATGGTGTTTCTCGGCGCCTGGATCGGAGTGTACATCTTCGACCACATCCCCGAACGCATCTTTCAGTGGCTGGTCCTCCTGCTGTTGACCGTGAACGCCTTCGTCCTCCTGTTCACGTCGGTTCCGGAACTGTAA